One window of the Burkholderia sp. FERM BP-3421 genome contains the following:
- a CDS encoding DinB family protein, with the protein MSRMLRYQAWANQEMLNGIAELDAARFPDERRITLRAMNHCLVVGKIFAGHLQGEPHGFAANNTPDTPTLDALRSELAALDSWYLDHVSRVTPAGLSQAVPFTFTDGDDGCMTREEMLTHVVLHGTYHRGEVGRILTQVSGRSDTAMRMPWDTYAVHLHQDDPARRRHGKTTA; encoded by the coding sequence ATGTCACGGATGCTTCGCTATCAGGCGTGGGCGAATCAGGAAATGCTGAACGGAATCGCGGAGCTGGACGCCGCGCGGTTTCCCGACGAGCGCCGCATCACGCTGCGCGCGATGAATCATTGCCTCGTGGTGGGCAAGATCTTCGCGGGCCATCTGCAGGGCGAGCCGCACGGCTTCGCCGCGAACAACACCCCCGACACGCCCACCCTCGATGCGCTTCGTTCGGAACTGGCGGCGCTCGACAGCTGGTATCTCGACCACGTGTCCCGGGTGACGCCCGCTGGCTTGTCGCAGGCCGTTCCGTTTACCTTCACCGACGGTGACGACGGCTGCATGACCCGGGAAGAGATGCTGACCCATGTCGTCCTGCACGGGACCTATCACCGCGGCGAGGTGGGCCGGATCCTGACGCAGGTGTCGGGGCGCTCCGATACGGCCATGCGCATGCCCTGGGACACCTATGCCGTGCATCTCCATCAGGACGATCCCGCGCGGCGGCGACACGGCAAGACAACCGCGTAA
- a CDS encoding S-layer protein — translation MQAAGRYADKLIYSAVEWDIPTHDHGNVGIFSGAPLAPDAQALNHFEYLFTSRPASQFAPADVAAWDAADARAYTTHDDALAALRWLRAHHPDTSYLLFNHPSRSADKYKAADFRAFNDIAPDIAFAIEGLVGNQMEPDRGGYNSAYVPANLKARTYGGADYVVAQVGGVWDALLGEGRRIWTIADSDHHFKVSPDNRNSSGYYPGEYAKTHVWMTGTGLRALLDGLRSGRVFAVFGDLVDALDFQAADGANRAQMGGELTVAPGRTVRLTLRFKSPSRNNMEFTVGSSASANVQPVVDHVDLIAGDVAPRALPGTPGYDKATNDSTKVIATFTKADWQTDRDGYRTVSYDVVATKNRYYRLRGTNLGVNVPGETQDGNPLPDARVDNPDNAQRFNAINLRNYSDLWFYSNPVFVTVKG, via the coding sequence TTGCAGGCGGCCGGCCGCTATGCAGACAAGCTGATCTACTCGGCCGTCGAATGGGACATCCCGACCCACGACCACGGCAACGTCGGCATCTTCTCGGGCGCGCCGCTCGCCCCCGACGCGCAGGCGCTCAATCACTTCGAGTACCTGTTCACGAGCCGGCCAGCCAGCCAGTTCGCGCCGGCCGACGTCGCCGCCTGGGACGCGGCCGACGCACGCGCCTACACCACCCACGACGACGCCCTCGCCGCGCTGCGTTGGTTGCGCGCGCATCATCCCGACACCAGCTACCTGCTGTTCAATCACCCGTCGCGCTCGGCCGACAAGTACAAGGCGGCCGACTTCCGCGCCTTCAACGACATCGCGCCGGACATCGCGTTCGCGATTGAGGGGCTGGTCGGCAACCAGATGGAGCCGGACCGCGGCGGCTACAACAGCGCGTACGTGCCGGCCAACCTGAAGGCGCGCACCTACGGCGGCGCGGACTACGTGGTCGCGCAGGTGGGCGGCGTATGGGACGCGCTGCTCGGCGAAGGCCGGCGGATCTGGACCATCGCGGATTCCGACCATCATTTCAAGGTGTCGCCGGACAATCGCAACAGCAGCGGCTACTACCCCGGCGAGTACGCGAAGACCCATGTCTGGATGACCGGCACCGGCCTGCGCGCGCTGCTCGACGGCCTGCGCTCGGGACGCGTGTTCGCGGTGTTCGGCGATCTCGTCGACGCGCTCGACTTCCAGGCCGCCGACGGCGCGAACCGCGCGCAGATGGGCGGCGAGCTGACGGTCGCGCCCGGCCGCACCGTGCGCCTGACGCTCCGCTTCAAGAGCCCGTCGCGCAACAACATGGAATTCACGGTCGGCAGCAGCGCGAGCGCGAACGTGCAGCCGGTGGTCGACCACGTCGACCTGATCGCGGGCGACGTCGCGCCGCGCGCGCTGCCGGGCACGCCCGGCTACGACAAGGCGACCAACGACAGCACGAAGGTGATCGCCACCTTCACGAAGGCCGACTGGCAAACCGACCGCGACGGCTACCGCACCGTCAGCTACGACGTGGTCGCGACGAAGAACCGCTACTACCGGCTGCGCGGCACCAACCTCGGCGTCAACGTGCCGGGCGAGACGCAGGACGGCAATCCGCTGCCCGACGCGCGCGTCGACAACCCCGACAACGCGCAGCGCTTCAACGCGATCAACCTGCGCAACTACAGCGACCTGTGGTTCTACTCGAACCCGGTGTTCGTGACGGTCAAGGGCTGA
- a CDS encoding sulfite exporter TauE/SafE family protein: MTFPMPVADPLFYLIAFPTIFVIAFSKGSLGGGFSLIGVPLLSLAISPGKAAAILAPSICFMDLFAIRAYPPSTWDKENLKILVLPLILGIGLGMLCFRLLNDRYLQLLVGLLTLGFVVNWFARMRAQARASHGGPAARVAPNRKVGAICGLLSGFTTFVAHSGGPPISFYLLPQNLGKAVLAGTTILFFFIGNYVKLFGYMSLHLLDGTSWSTALVLTVVVPFGIAAGKTLNDRISPARFTALCYLMLIPTGGYLVYHALA; this comes from the coding sequence ATGACCTTTCCGATGCCCGTTGCCGATCCGCTGTTCTACCTGATCGCGTTTCCGACGATCTTCGTGATCGCCTTCTCGAAGGGCAGCCTGGGCGGCGGCTTCTCGCTGATCGGCGTGCCGCTGCTGTCGCTCGCGATCAGCCCGGGCAAGGCGGCCGCGATCCTCGCGCCGAGCATCTGCTTCATGGACCTGTTCGCGATCCGCGCGTATCCGCCCAGCACCTGGGACAAGGAGAACCTGAAGATCCTCGTGCTGCCGCTGATCCTCGGCATCGGGCTCGGCATGCTGTGCTTCCGCTTGCTGAACGACCGCTACCTGCAATTGCTGGTCGGCCTGCTGACGCTCGGCTTCGTCGTGAACTGGTTCGCCAGGATGCGCGCCCAGGCGCGCGCGAGCCACGGCGGGCCCGCCGCGCGCGTCGCGCCGAACCGCAAGGTGGGCGCGATCTGCGGCCTGCTGTCGGGCTTCACCACCTTCGTCGCGCACTCCGGCGGGCCGCCGATCTCGTTCTACCTGCTGCCGCAGAACCTCGGCAAGGCCGTGCTCGCGGGCACCACGATCCTGTTCTTCTTCATCGGCAACTACGTGAAGCTGTTCGGCTACATGAGCCTGCACCTGCTCGACGGCACGAGCTGGAGCACCGCGCTCGTGCTGACGGTGGTCGTGCCGTTCGGGATCGCGGCCGGCAAGACGCTGAACGATCGCATCAGCCCCGCGCGCTTCACCGCGCTCTGCTACCTGATGCTGATCCCGACCGGTGGGTATCTCGTCTATCACGCGCTGGCCTGA
- a CDS encoding ATP phosphoribosyltransferase regulatory subunit codes for MPALWSQDTFVEKAGGSEIIGQMWAFPDKKGRPCCLIPEATALFQERCAALLGRRRERQLFYVARCYRYERPQAGRYREFSQLGFECLGPDPERALARSQTLATGFLDALGVRYDIDRSARRGLSYYLDGRGFEIRCAELGAQQQVVGGGAYREGAGFGIGAERLALAMTNQGLL; via the coding sequence GTGCCGGCCTTGTGGTCCCAGGACACGTTTGTCGAGAAGGCCGGCGGCAGCGAGATCATCGGCCAGATGTGGGCGTTTCCGGACAAGAAGGGACGCCCGTGCTGCCTCATTCCCGAGGCGACGGCGCTGTTCCAGGAGCGCTGCGCGGCGTTGCTGGGGCGTCGGAGAGAGCGGCAGCTGTTCTATGTCGCGCGATGCTATCGCTACGAGCGGCCGCAGGCCGGGCGCTATCGCGAGTTCTCGCAACTGGGCTTCGAATGCCTCGGCCCCGATCCCGAGCGCGCCCTGGCGCGCAGCCAGACGCTTGCGACGGGCTTCCTCGATGCATTGGGCGTGCGCTACGACATCGACCGCTCGGCAAGGCGAGGGCTCAGCTACTACCTGGACGGACGGGGCTTCGAGATCCGCTGCGCCGAACTGGGCGCACAGCAACAGGTCGTCGGGGGCGGGGCGTATCGCGAAGGCGCGGGCTTCGGCATCGGCGCGGAGCGGCTGGCGCTGGCGATGACGAATCAAGGTCTACTGTAG
- a CDS encoding MerR family transcriptional regulator, with protein sequence MPDSVTPNPLSIGALARATGVSVRAIRHYDEQGLLTSARAGNGYRVFPRAAVAQVRQIQRMIATGFSLVEIRSFPDCMRMIEGAKACTETTDAQRRRLASIERQIADLERRRVRLLKTLSEGRIPPLD encoded by the coding sequence ATGCCCGACTCCGTCACCCCCAACCCGCTCAGCATCGGCGCACTCGCGCGCGCGACCGGCGTCAGCGTGCGCGCGATCCGTCACTACGACGAACAGGGTTTGCTCACGTCCGCGCGCGCGGGCAACGGCTATCGGGTGTTTCCGCGCGCGGCCGTGGCGCAGGTCAGGCAGATCCAGCGCATGATCGCGACGGGCTTCAGTCTGGTCGAGATCCGTTCCTTTCCCGACTGCATGCGGATGATCGAAGGCGCGAAGGCATGCACCGAGACCACCGACGCGCAACGCAGGCGGCTCGCGTCCATCGAACGCCAGATCGCCGATCTCGAACGCCGCCGCGTGCGGCTGTTGAAGACCTTGAGCGAAGGACGGATTCCGCCGCTGGATTGA
- a CDS encoding TetR/AcrR family transcriptional regulator encodes MEAIIIAGARILDARGWPGFTTNEVASVAGVSIGSLYQYFPNKIALIDAIRQRHFDDVLAVLRRAGESSRGPRRRVEGLVTDMIAIHDEHPALHRTLLDLPCSEEAQSSVDAFHEAYLRGYGAVMAAYQGTAGAKVDAVRVQVLSSAVEGVIHNAARRGVLARPKLKRELVGLVCRYLEQAN; translated from the coding sequence GTGGAGGCGATCATCATCGCGGGGGCTCGCATTCTCGATGCGCGGGGCTGGCCGGGATTCACGACCAACGAGGTCGCGAGCGTGGCGGGCGTCAGCATCGGTTCGCTTTACCAATACTTTCCGAACAAGATCGCCCTGATCGATGCGATCCGCCAGCGGCATTTCGACGACGTCCTGGCGGTCTTGCGGCGCGCCGGCGAAAGCAGCCGCGGCCCGCGGCGCCGGGTCGAGGGCCTGGTGACGGACATGATCGCGATTCACGACGAGCATCCGGCGCTGCACCGCACGCTGCTCGACCTGCCCTGTTCGGAAGAGGCGCAATCCTCGGTCGACGCGTTTCACGAGGCCTACCTGCGCGGCTATGGCGCGGTGATGGCGGCGTATCAGGGTACGGCGGGCGCCAAGGTCGATGCGGTGCGGGTGCAGGTGCTGTCGTCGGCGGTCGAGGGGGTGATCCACAACGCGGCCCGGCGTGGCGTTCTCGCGCGGCCCAAGCTGAAACGCGAACTCGTCGGCCTGGTGTGCCGCTACCTGGAGCAGGCGAACTGA
- a CDS encoding polymorphic toxin type 15 domain-containing protein, which yields MVAGGWAHPDPTRMGSSSVNSSIGGSWNQGDRLSTMEGGAKDAISSGKGDALMNVKLEPCRGKGMR from the coding sequence ATGGTTGCAGGTGGCTGGGCGCATCCAGATCCGACTCGCATGGGAAGCTCGAGTGTCAATTCCTCGATTGGTGGGAGTTGGAACCAGGGCGATCGCCTCTCAACCATGGAGGGAGGGGCGAAGGACGCCATTTCGAGCGGTAAGGGTGACGCCTTGATGAACGTCAAGCTAGAGCCTTGTCGCGGAAAGGGAATGAGATGA
- a CDS encoding GAD-like domain-containing protein, translating to MRDEDFELFIENFGEATSRIEVPQASIDKFEKKLPDQLLKYWSDEGWAGYSNGLFWIVNPDEYEDVLDMWLEDTIFEEVDSYHVIARTAFGKLYAWGEKTGPSLTVSCPTHSLIALEKDLKGPLKNPDFRVQTFFGAKTLSECDFKDEAKLPLFKRAAGKLGPLESNEMYGFEPALIAGGQMSLDHLKKVNLDVHLTILRQLAPPKIPFLNTPI from the coding sequence ATGAGAGACGAAGATTTTGAGCTGTTTATCGAAAATTTTGGGGAAGCCACGAGTCGTATCGAGGTGCCTCAAGCAAGCATTGATAAGTTCGAGAAGAAGTTGCCCGATCAACTTCTGAAGTACTGGTCCGACGAAGGTTGGGCGGGCTACTCGAACGGCTTATTCTGGATCGTGAATCCGGATGAATATGAAGACGTTCTCGATATGTGGCTGGAGGATACGATCTTTGAAGAAGTCGACAGCTATCACGTCATCGCTCGAACGGCGTTCGGGAAGTTGTATGCATGGGGTGAGAAAACGGGGCCGAGCTTGACGGTTTCATGCCCGACGCATTCTCTTATTGCTCTGGAAAAGGACTTGAAGGGGCCGCTCAAGAATCCCGACTTTCGTGTTCAGACATTTTTCGGTGCCAAAACGTTGAGCGAATGTGACTTTAAGGACGAGGCCAAGCTGCCGCTATTCAAACGTGCTGCTGGCAAGCTCGGACCGCTTGAGTCGAACGAGATGTATGGTTTTGAGCCGGCTCTGATTGCCGGTGGTCAAATGAGTCTCGATCATCTGAAAAAGGTCAATCTGGATGTTCATTTGACGATCTTGCGGCAGCTTGCGCCGCCGAAAATCCCATTCCTGAACACCCCGATCTGA
- a CDS encoding PPC domain-containing DNA-binding protein: MRIHPLRLAPGDDVRAALEHALREQALHAAFVLQGIGSLSIAELRFAGAETPTTLRRDLEILSLAGSVSPDGAHLHMSVADPDGRVYGGHVARGCRVRTTAEILLALLPGHSFARERDDGTGYPELVIRNKGDDDEGPV; encoded by the coding sequence ATGCGAATCCATCCTTTGCGCCTCGCGCCCGGCGACGACGTGCGCGCCGCCCTCGAACACGCGCTGCGCGAGCAGGCGCTGCACGCGGCCTTCGTGCTCCAGGGCATCGGGAGTCTCAGCATCGCCGAACTGCGGTTCGCGGGCGCGGAAACGCCCACGACACTGCGCCGCGATCTCGAGATCCTGAGTCTGGCCGGCTCGGTTTCGCCCGACGGCGCGCACTTGCACATGTCGGTGGCCGACCCGGACGGGCGCGTGTACGGCGGTCATGTGGCGCGCGGCTGCCGGGTCAGGACGACCGCCGAGATCCTGCTCGCGCTGCTGCCCGGGCACAGCTTCGCGCGCGAACGCGATGACGGGACCGGGTATCCGGAGCTGGTGATCCGGAACAAGGGGGATGACGATGAGGGGCCGGTTTGA